A window from Neorhizobium sp. NCHU2750 encodes these proteins:
- a CDS encoding LysR substrate-binding domain-containing protein produces the protein MRNLPHLDYLQAFEAAARHLSFTRAADELHCTQAAISQRVRALERFFSRPLFHRRSNGLELTEVGAAYLPGVAEALDRAEMATQGLLGARAHTSLTVSAPLSFVALWLARNLHGFYRAHPQLEVRLNSTIWTDPNVELADLSILALSVVNPPAGAVRLGSERLMLLCDPQTAQAAGEKPTADWANSARLIHVQGRMQLLDLWMQKERLQLLPQHAAIKVDNAATALEICASGGGITAAMSSYTTGYLTSGRLVAPFGGGDVLPVALHIVPNQQRRLTRAASAFIEWLSGQVPFAGEL, from the coding sequence ATGCGGAATCTCCCTCATCTCGACTACCTGCAGGCGTTCGAGGCCGCGGCCCGGCATTTGAGCTTTACCCGGGCGGCCGACGAACTGCATTGCACCCAAGCGGCGATCAGCCAGCGCGTACGCGCCCTTGAACGCTTTTTTTCGCGTCCGCTTTTTCACAGGCGCAGCAACGGATTGGAGCTTACCGAAGTCGGCGCAGCTTATTTACCGGGGGTTGCGGAGGCGCTTGATCGCGCAGAAATGGCAACCCAAGGACTACTTGGAGCCCGCGCCCATACCAGCCTGACAGTTTCTGCCCCGTTGAGTTTCGTCGCTCTATGGTTGGCTCGCAATCTGCACGGATTTTATCGGGCGCATCCTCAGCTTGAGGTCAGATTGAACAGTACCATCTGGACGGATCCCAACGTTGAGCTCGCAGATTTAAGTATTCTGGCGCTCAGCGTAGTAAACCCGCCTGCTGGCGCTGTCCGACTGGGCAGCGAGAGGCTTATGCTATTATGCGATCCGCAAACCGCACAAGCTGCCGGAGAAAAACCAACGGCCGATTGGGCAAACTCCGCTCGGCTTATCCACGTCCAGGGCCGCATGCAACTCCTCGATCTGTGGATGCAAAAAGAGAGACTTCAATTGTTACCCCAACACGCCGCCATCAAAGTCGACAACGCCGCAACGGCGCTGGAGATCTGCGCAAGCGGCGGCGGCATTACCGCCGCGATGTCATCTTACACCACCGGCTATCTCACGTCCGGACGCCTTGTGGCTCCATTTGGTGGAGGCGATGTCCTGCCCGTCGCTCTACATATCGTTCCCAATCAACAGCGACGTCTCACACGCGCTGCTTCCGCCTTTATCGAATGGCTTTCAGGGCAGGTTCCATTCGCTGGCGAGCTTTAG
- a CDS encoding FAD-dependent oxidoreductase, producing MPFSLLKYGLRSRHVPYGDIPKTPDLKRAYDVVIIGGGGHGLAAAYYLSNVHGITNVAVLEKGYLAGGNTARNTTTIRSNYMTPESVSFYKEGVKLYETMSQDLGFNIMFSQRGQLTLAHSEATLRSFHLRAEMGKYMGTKIEVVDVQTVRDLCPDLNLDIGGQHEILGGLWHADGATARHDAVAWGYAKHAAARGVEIHQRTEVLGFEKVGDRVTEIRTNRGTIAAGQVLQAVGGLNGQVAELAGFKLPIRCFPLQAMVTQPLKPFLNTLVSSANLHTYLVQSSRGEIVIGGGSDPYQLASTRSTLDQKEHLAEGALHLFPFLHKVKLLRQWAGITDMTPDYSPIMGASPLTNYWLDCGWGTWGFKATPVAGKRMAETIATGRVPDILKPFDMRRFDNFALLNEMGATAASH from the coding sequence ATGCCTTTCTCCCTGTTGAAATATGGTCTCCGCTCGCGGCACGTTCCGTACGGCGACATTCCAAAAACACCGGACCTGAAGCGCGCCTATGACGTGGTCATTATCGGCGGCGGCGGCCATGGCCTTGCGGCCGCATATTACCTTTCCAACGTGCATGGCATCACGAATGTCGCGGTGCTGGAAAAGGGATATCTTGCCGGCGGCAACACCGCGCGCAATACCACCACCATTCGCTCGAATTACATGACGCCGGAGTCTGTCAGCTTCTACAAGGAAGGCGTTAAACTCTACGAGACGATGTCTCAGGATCTCGGCTTCAATATCATGTTCTCCCAGCGTGGCCAGCTGACGCTGGCGCACTCGGAAGCGACGCTACGCAGCTTTCATCTGCGCGCGGAGATGGGCAAGTATATGGGCACGAAGATTGAGGTGGTCGATGTCCAGACGGTCCGCGACCTCTGCCCGGACCTTAATCTCGACATCGGCGGTCAGCACGAGATTCTCGGCGGCCTTTGGCACGCCGACGGCGCAACTGCGCGCCACGATGCAGTCGCTTGGGGCTATGCCAAGCATGCGGCTGCACGAGGCGTCGAAATCCATCAGCGCACAGAGGTTCTGGGCTTTGAGAAGGTCGGCGACCGCGTCACCGAAATCCGCACCAATCGTGGGACGATCGCTGCTGGCCAGGTTCTGCAGGCCGTAGGCGGCCTCAACGGTCAGGTCGCGGAGCTGGCTGGTTTCAAGTTGCCGATCCGCTGTTTCCCGCTGCAAGCCATGGTGACCCAGCCGCTCAAGCCATTCCTCAATACGCTGGTTTCGTCTGCCAACCTGCACACTTATCTGGTGCAGTCCTCGCGCGGTGAAATTGTCATCGGCGGCGGCTCCGATCCGTATCAGCTCGCATCCACTCGCTCGACGCTCGATCAGAAAGAGCACCTTGCCGAAGGCGCGCTGCATCTCTTTCCGTTCCTGCACAAGGTCAAGCTGTTGCGGCAATGGGCCGGCATCACCGATATGACGCCGGACTACAGCCCGATCATGGGTGCGTCGCCGCTGACGAACTACTGGCTCGATTGCGGTTGGGGTACTTGGGGCTTCAAGGCCACTCCGGTCGCCGGCAAGCGCATGGCCGAGACAATCGCCACAGGTCGCGTTCCGGATATTCTCAAGCCTTTCGATATGCGCCGTTTCGACAATTTTGCCCTCTTGAACGAGATGGGCGCGACAGCTGCCAGCCATTGA
- a CDS encoding sarcosine oxidase subunit delta, whose translation MKILTCPVNGPRNITEFQYLGPVRAADADIPDQLVESLFYAENPLGVLKEWWRHTPSNTILIAERHTVSDQIIATYLPNRKPA comes from the coding sequence ATGAAAATCCTGACTTGCCCCGTTAACGGGCCTCGCAATATCACTGAATTCCAGTATCTGGGTCCGGTCCGCGCAGCCGATGCAGACATACCCGACCAGTTGGTCGAGTCGCTCTTCTATGCGGAAAATCCGCTTGGCGTACTCAAGGAGTGGTGGCGGCACACACCGTCCAACACGATCCTGATCGCAGAGCGCCACACTGTCTCCGACCAGATCATTGCTACCTATCTTCCCAATCGAAAGCCTGCCTGA